The genomic interval GACGACGTGCCCGAGTTCCGCCCCGGCGACACCGTGAAGGTGCACGTCCGGGTCGTCGAGGGCAACCGGGAGCGGATCCAGGTGTTCCAGGGCGTGGTGATCCGACGCCAGGGGTCCGGGTCGCGGGAGACCTTCAGCGTGCGCAAGGTCAGCTTCGGTGTCGGCGTCGAGCGGACCTTCCCCGTGCACTCGCCGATCATCCAGCAGATCGAGGTCGTGAGCGAGGGCGCCGTGCGGCGGGCGAAGCTCTACTACCTGCGCGACCGGGTCGGCCGGGCCGCGAAGGTGCGGGAGCGCCGCCAGGCCCGCTAGCGGCGCGGCGCGCCGGTGGGACCGTGGGGAGCCCGTGGTGATGGAGTGGCGACGATGAGCGCAGAGGAGGACCTCGACCAGTTCGAAGCGGAGATCGAGCTCGCCCTCTACCAGGAGTACCGGGCGGTGCTGCCGATGTTCCGCTACGTCGTCGAGACCGAGCGGCGCTTCTACCTCGCGAACGACGTCAAGGTGACCCCCCACGAGGGGGACGGCGCGACCTACTTCGAGATCGAGCTCGGCGACGCGTGGGTCTGGGACATGTACCGTCCGGCCCGCTTCGTCTCGTCGGTGCGCGTCGTCACCTTCAAGGACGTGAACGTCGAAGCCCTGCCCGACAAGGAGCTGTGATCCGGCCGGTCGCCGGAGGCCGCCCCCGGCGCCGCGCCACGCACCGCGAGCTGGCAGCGGCGACGCCGGCGGGGTAGGCGGCCAGCACCTACCGGCCCACGCCGAGCGCGGCGCCGGTCTCCGGCCAGCACGCGCCGGACGCGGGCGGTCGCCGTCGGTCGCGCGCCGACCGGCCTCGCCGTGGTCCAGTCGACGGCGTCCGTCGCCGAGGCCGGCGCGCGACGACGTCGACCTCGCGCGCGCCGAGCGCGGTGCCGTCGCCGACCTGGCTCGTCGCCCCCCGCGCCGCGCGCGGCGCGCGCGGGCTTCTCGAGCTGCGGGAGCGCGCCGGAGCGCACGGCGTGGAGGCGGCGGCGCACGACGCCCTCGCGCGCTGCGCCTCGCGGACGGGGCCGGGGCCGTCGTGACTCCCGCCGCGCCGGTCCCTCACCCGGGCGCCGGGCCGCGCGGCGCGCCGGTGCCGGCGCTACAGGGGATCGGTGGCGACCGCCCCCCGGTCGGCGACCTGGTCCG from Acidimicrobiales bacterium carries:
- the rplS gene encoding 50S ribosomal protein L19, translated to MNPTDLVDRANARDDVPEFRPGDTVKVHVRVVEGNRERIQVFQGVVIRRQGSGSRETFSVRKVSFGVGVERTFPVHSPIIQQIEVVSEGAVRRAKLYYLRDRVGRAAKVRERRQAR
- a CDS encoding DUF2469 family protein gives rise to the protein MSAEEDLDQFEAEIELALYQEYRAVLPMFRYVVETERRFYLANDVKVTPHEGDGATYFEIELGDAWVWDMYRPARFVSSVRVVTFKDVNVEALPDKEL